A window of Phocoena phocoena chromosome 6, mPhoPho1.1, whole genome shotgun sequence contains these coding sequences:
- the GCNT1 gene encoding beta-1,3-galactosyl-O-glycosyl-glycoprotein beta-1,6-N-acetylglucosaminyltransferase, translating to MLRKLRRRKLFSYPTKYYFFLLVFSLITFSVLRIHQKPEFVNVGHLELLEENPSSNINCTKVLQGDVDEIQKVKLEILTVKFRNRPRWTNYDYINMTSDCAAFIKKRKYIVEPLSKEEAEFPIAYSLVVHHKIEMLDRLLRAIYMPQNFYCIHVDTKSEESFLAAVIGIASCFSNVFVASQLESVVYASWSRVQADLNCMQDLYRMNADWKYLINLCGMDFPIKTNLEIVRKLKSLMGENNLETERMPSNKKERWKKHYAVVNGKLTNMGTDKIHPPLETPLFSGSAYFVVSRRYVEYVLENEKIQKFMEWAKDTYSPDEYLWATIQRIPEVPGSLSLSHKYDMSDMHAIARFVKWQYFEGDISKGAPYPPCSGVHVRSVCVFGAGDLNWMLRVHHLFANKFDTDIDLFAIQCLDEHLRHKALETLKH from the coding sequence ATGCTGAGGAAGTTGCGGAGGAGGAAACTTTTTTCTTATCCCACTAAATACTACTTCTTCCTTCTTGTTTTTTCCCTGATCACCTTCTCTGTTTTAAGAATTCATCAGAAGCCTGAATTTGTAAATGTTGGACATTTGGAGCTGCTTGAAGAGAATCCTAGTAGTAATATTAATTGTACCAAAGTTCTACAGGGTGATGTAGATGAAATCCAAAAAGTAAAGCTTGAGATTCTAACAGTGAAATTTAGAAATCGCCCTCGATGGACAAACTATGACTACATAAACATGACCAGTGATTGTGCTGCTTTCATCAAGAAGCGCAAGTATATTGTAGAACCCCTTAGTAAAGAAGAGGCAGAGTTTCCAATAGCATATTCTCTAGTGGTTCATCACAAAATTGAAATGCTTGACAGGCTCCTGAGGGCCATTTATATGCCTCAGAATTTCTATTGCATTCACGTGGATACAAAATCAGAGGAATCCTTTTTGGCCGCGGTGATTGGCATTGCATCCTGTTTCAGTAATGTCTTTGTGGCCAGTCAGCTAGAGAGTGTTGTGTATGCATCTTGGAGCCGGGTTCAGGCTGACCTCAACTGCATGCAGGACCTCTACCGAATGAACGCAGACTGGAAGTACTTGATAAATCTCTGCGGTATGGATTTTCCTATTAAAACCAACCTGGAAATTGTCAGGAAGCTCAAGTCGTTAATGGGCGAGAATAACCTAGAAACGGAGAGAATGCcatccaataaaaaagaaaggtggaAAAAGCATTATGCAGTCGTGAATGGAAAGTTGACAAACATGGGGACCGACAAAATACATCCTCCTCTTGAAACACCTCTCTTTTCAGGCAGTGCCTATTTTGTGGTCAGTAGGAGGTATGTGGAGTATGtgcttgagaatgaaaaaatacaaaagtttaTGGAGTGGGCAAAAGACACATACAGTCCGGACGAGTATCTCTGGGCCACTATTCAGAGGATCCCCGAAGTCCCAGGGTCACTGTCCTTAAGCCATAAGTACGATATGTCCGACATGCACGCAATTGCGAGGTTTGTCAAGTGGCAGTACTTTGAAGGTGACATTTCCAAGGGTGCCCCATACCCGCCGTGCAGCGGCGTCCACGTGCGCTCCGTGTGCGTTTTCGGAGCGGGTGACTTGAACTGGATGTTGCGCGTGCACCACTTGTTCGCCAACAAGTTCGACACGGACATCGACCTCTTTGCCATCCAGTGTTTGGATGAGCATCTGAGGCATAAGGCCCTGGAGACGTTAAAACACTGA